A genomic stretch from Candidatus Thiothrix anitrata includes:
- the hflD gene encoding high frequency lysogenization protein HflD yields MEANNRNRTIALAGLFQCVEGVVQIATRGHVDSELLESCIRSVLHDGANSAESLYGGTHRLQTGFRVLMHQLGSSGLAPDGTPKNIEATRYAISLLYLEKKLYNDSDMFKQLLANIEKAQQQLDFFDINHSNMIARLAEIYSENISKLGPRIMIKGDQNYLANPENASKIRALLLAGVRAALLWRQAGGNRWKLIFSRGAMQKEAQLFLKNRPE; encoded by the coding sequence GTGGAAGCTAATAACCGAAATCGTACTATCGCTCTCGCCGGACTGTTTCAATGTGTCGAAGGCGTTGTACAAATAGCCACTCGTGGCCATGTTGACAGTGAATTACTCGAAAGTTGCATTCGTAGTGTGCTGCACGATGGCGCAAATTCAGCCGAATCATTGTATGGCGGCACACATCGTCTTCAAACCGGATTTCGGGTATTGATGCATCAATTAGGCTCAAGCGGCTTAGCCCCTGACGGCACACCCAAAAATATTGAAGCTACCCGCTATGCTATCAGTTTATTGTATTTAGAAAAAAAGCTGTATAACGACTCTGATATGTTCAAGCAATTACTCGCCAACATTGAAAAAGCGCAGCAACAGCTTGATTTTTTTGATATAAACCATTCCAACATGATCGCACGACTAGCGGAAATTTACAGCGAAAACATTAGTAAACTAGGGCCGCGCATCATGATTAAAGGCGACCAAAACTATCTCGCCAACCCAGAAAATGCATCTAAAATCCGCGCATTATTACTTGCCGGGGTGCGTGCCGCCTTATTATGGCGGCAAGCGGGTGGTAATCGCTGGAAACTGATTTTTTCACGCGGTGCAATGCAAAAAGAAGCCCAACTATTTTTGAAAAATAGGCCGGAATGA
- the mnmA gene encoding tRNA 2-thiouridine(34) synthase MnmA yields MTKQRVIVGMSGGVDSSVAALLLLEQGYHVEGLFMKNWEEDDTEDYCSAAVDLADAQAVADQLGIILHTRNFSSEYWERVFTYFLEEYQAGRTPNPDIMCNKEIKFKAFLDVALALGADYIATGHYARITRSPDGTVLMCKGIDANKDQTYFLYTLQQHQLQRSLFPVGELEKSRVRELADIAGFTTARKKDSTGICFIGERKFRDFLQRFLPAQPGEIATPHGEIVGKHHGLMYYTLGQRQGLGIGGRKNAEETPWFVVDKDIQNNRLIVTQGHQHELLMKQFLVASQLHWVTAKPPSQLFECKAKIRYRQTEENCQVRMINDDIAEVCFPQAQRAITPGQSIVFYQTDICLGGGIIDSMKKHCPTAQG; encoded by the coding sequence ATGACTAAACAACGTGTAATTGTCGGCATGTCCGGCGGTGTCGATTCTTCCGTGGCAGCCTTGTTGTTACTCGAACAAGGCTATCATGTCGAAGGTTTGTTCATGAAGAACTGGGAAGAAGACGATACCGAAGACTATTGCTCTGCGGCTGTTGATCTTGCTGATGCGCAAGCGGTTGCTGATCAGTTAGGGATTATTCTACACACACGCAATTTCTCCAGTGAATACTGGGAACGGGTATTCACCTATTTCCTTGAAGAATATCAAGCTGGACGCACCCCCAACCCTGACATTATGTGCAACAAGGAAATTAAATTTAAAGCATTTCTCGATGTTGCTTTAGCCTTAGGTGCAGACTATATCGCCACAGGGCACTATGCCCGCATTACACGCTCCCCTGATGGTACAGTACTCATGTGTAAAGGAATCGATGCGAATAAAGACCAGACTTATTTTTTATACACGTTACAACAGCATCAATTACAACGAAGCCTGTTTCCGGTAGGTGAACTAGAAAAAAGCCGAGTTCGTGAATTAGCCGACATAGCAGGATTTACCACCGCACGAAAAAAAGACAGTACCGGTATTTGCTTTATCGGTGAGCGTAAATTCCGTGACTTTTTACAACGTTTTTTGCCCGCACAACCCGGTGAAATAGCAACCCCGCACGGCGAAATTGTCGGTAAACATCACGGCTTGATGTATTACACCTTAGGACAACGCCAAGGCTTAGGCATAGGCGGACGCAAAAATGCTGAGGAAACACCTTGGTTTGTAGTAGATAAAGACATTCAAAATAATCGCTTAATTGTCACCCAAGGCCATCAGCACGAATTATTGATGAAGCAATTTCTGGTGGCTTCGCAACTCCATTGGGTAACAGCCAAACCACCATCACAACTATTTGAATGTAAAGCAAAAATACGCTATCGTCAGACCGAGGAAAATTGTCAGGTACGAATGATTAATGATGACATTGCCGAGGTCTGCTTTCCGCAGGCGCAACGTGCTATTACACCCGGACAATCCATTGTTTTTTACCAAACAGATATATGTCTTGGCGGCGGCATTATCGACAGCATGAAAAAACACTGCCCGACGGCACAAGGTTAA
- the clpS gene encoding ATP-dependent Clp protease adapter ClpS, translating into MAQKHKDSHDDSRDSGVAVQESRPEVKEPPRFKVILLNDDFTPMDFVVEVLQVFFGMDREGATRVMLSVHTKGKGICGVYTRDVAETKVAHVNRFAREHQHPLLCTMEEA; encoded by the coding sequence ATGGCACAGAAACATAAAGATTCTCACGATGATAGCCGCGATTCTGGCGTAGCGGTGCAAGAATCCCGCCCAGAGGTGAAAGAACCACCGCGCTTTAAAGTTATACTGTTGAACGACGATTTCACTCCGATGGACTTTGTGGTTGAGGTTCTGCAAGTGTTCTTTGGAATGGATCGTGAAGGTGCCACACGTGTTATGCTGAGTGTCCATACGAAAGGCAAAGGCATTTGTGGCGTATATACTCGTGATGTAGCGGAAACCAAGGTGGCACACGTCAACCGGTTTGCACGGGAGCATCAACACCCTTTGCTGTGTACGATGGAAGAGGCATAA
- a CDS encoding NUDIX hydrolase: MVWKPRVTVASVIEQDNRFLMVEELHYGELTINQPAGHMEYGESLLDAVRRETLEETGWRFEPTALLGIFHMNRTDPDRVYLRFTFTGRLLEHVSDYSIDPDITAVHWLTREQIRQQQPRIWRSELVGRSLDCYESGIRYPLDSLQYFTSQD, encoded by the coding sequence ATGGTCTGGAAACCACGCGTCACCGTTGCCAGCGTTATTGAGCAAGACAACCGTTTTTTAATGGTAGAAGAATTACATTATGGCGAATTGACAATTAATCAACCAGCAGGCCACATGGAATACGGCGAGAGCCTGCTAGATGCCGTGCGTCGTGAAACCCTTGAAGAAACCGGCTGGCGTTTTGAACCAACGGCGTTACTGGGCATCTTCCACATGAATCGTACCGACCCAGACCGCGTTTACCTGCGTTTTACCTTTACTGGTCGCCTCTTGGAACATGTTTCCGATTATAGTATTGATCCTGATATTACGGCGGTGCATTGGTTAACACGAGAGCAAATCCGTCAACAACAACCACGTATTTGGCGCAGTGAACTGGTAGGGCGATCACTCGACTGTTATGAATCCGGGATACGCTATCCTCTGGATAGCCTGCAATATTTTACATCGCAAGACTAA
- the pyrF gene encoding orotidine-5'-phosphate decarboxylase, which produces MSSRLIIALDFPTAEQALAFVKPLNPNQCKLKVGFELFVAAGPDFVRALVQQGFAVFLDLKFHDIPNTVASACKAAAQLGVWMINVHASGGTKMLQAAQQALQGFENPPKLIAVTVLTSMDKIQLEGTGVAADPEQQVLHLAQLAAASGLDGVVCSAQEASVLRNRLGDDFLLVTPGIRPEGSDQGDQSRVMTPAQAREAGVSYIVVGRPITQAVDPLAVIAQINAVL; this is translated from the coding sequence ATGTCGAGCCGTTTGATTATTGCACTTGATTTCCCGACTGCTGAGCAAGCATTAGCCTTTGTAAAACCGCTTAATCCTAACCAATGTAAATTGAAAGTGGGCTTTGAGTTGTTTGTTGCAGCAGGGCCTGACTTTGTGAGGGCATTGGTGCAACAGGGGTTTGCCGTATTTCTTGACCTTAAGTTTCATGATATTCCGAATACGGTGGCTTCTGCCTGTAAAGCGGCAGCTCAGCTTGGTGTTTGGATGATTAATGTACATGCATCAGGTGGTACGAAGATGCTGCAAGCTGCGCAACAAGCGTTACAAGGCTTTGAAAATCCTCCGAAACTGATTGCGGTGACGGTTTTGACATCAATGGATAAAATACAGCTAGAAGGAACCGGCGTTGCTGCCGATCCAGAACAGCAAGTGTTGCATTTGGCGCAGTTGGCTGCGGCTAGTGGGTTAGATGGAGTGGTCTGTTCGGCACAGGAAGCTAGTGTATTACGCAATAGATTAGGCGATGATTTTTTACTGGTTACGCCGGGTATTCGTCCAGAAGGTAGCGATCAGGGTGATCAATCACGAGTCATGACACCAGCACAAGCACGTGAGGCTGGTGTTAGCTATATTGTGGTAGGTCGACCGATTACACAAGCGGTTGATCCGTTAGCGGTCATTGCCCAAATTAACGCAGTACTGTAA